AGTCCTGAAACAAGCGTAATGTGATCTACACACTTCGGTCTCGGCCCGCCTTGGCTGGCCACGCACCGTCTCCGGGCCGGGCCATCGCCACCCGGCTCCTACCGTTCCGGCCTCGGTCACCCATCATCACACCGCCTCTCGTCGGTTCGGAGCCAACACGGACCGGAGCATCCCGACCCCGGCTTCACTCCACCACTCTCTCAGCACAACCGGCGACCGTGCAGCCGCTCCACCAATCGCAGGAACACGCCCTGCCACGGGTTCCACGACAGCAGCCGGTATACGACCCGACGGGCACCTCGCACCACCTGGCATGGCACCTGGATCATCGCCACGCAGAACGTGCTGAACTCCATCCGCAGCAGCGAACGCTTCTCCGCCCGGTACTTCTCCGCCCACCGGCCCTGCTCGGGCAGCAGCAACGCCGCCCACGCCTTCAGGCTCCAGGCCAGCGACGCCATCACCATGTACGCCCCGTTGCTCACCAGGTCGCCCACCGGCATCGCCAGCGCCTTCACGCCGCCCTTCAACTGGGCGATCAGGTTCTCCTGGTCGCAACGGTCGTTGGCCAGGAACACGACCTCCGAAGCCGGGGTCGTCCGGTCGTTGGTGATGTAGAAGAAGAACCGATCAGGCTCGAACAGCCTCAACTGCCCCTTCTCGACCGCCAGCTTCTTGCGGAGCACGACCACCCGGTACGCCTTCTCGCAGGCGACGGGCCGGTACACGAACTCGGCCACCTCCTCGCCGATCAGCTTCAGCGTGTCGAACTGCCGCTGGGAGACGATCCGCTCCCTGTGCCGCTCCCGGGCCTGGCGGGGCGCCGTCTCGATCGTATAGCGGGCCGGGCGCTCCAGTTCGCTGTATTTCAGGTCGGGGAGCCGCTCGGCCAGTGCCTTGAGGTTGGCCCGGGCGTCGAAGCCGAAGATGAACCGGACGCCGTCGGAGTCCCAGCGGTCCAGGTGCTTCGTCTGGGTGAAGTCGGTGTCGCCTCGGTATGTAATCCGGCGGAAACCCGCCCGACGGCACAGGGCGGCGGCCTTGTCGAGGTAGACGTCGGCCTGCTCGTGCGAGGGGCGGTTGCCGCTGCGGTTGACCAGGTAGAGGGGCTCGGAGGTGTTGGCCAGCGACACCACCAGCGGGTGGTAGCACCACGCCCCCTTGTACGAGATATCCACCCCCTGCTTGCACCGGCCGTCGGTGGGGGCGAGTGTGCCGTCGGCGTCGAGGAACGCCTCGTCGAAGAAGGGGTCGGGCTGCTCCTTCCAGGCCCGGAGCCGGGACTCATTGAAGGTGTCCATCAACCGCTCGACGTC
This portion of the Actinomycetota bacterium genome encodes:
- a CDS encoding IS1380 family transposase, with the translated sequence MEVLHPLNVRPPGGFRVNANVHRQLNRRKRRILRRIENQPGVERRQPMMTASNIRYEIAEKARAIAPGGIGAMHLLARKLGLIDDIDRDLRLLKRHLPYFESDHVLNIAYNLLAGGSRLEHLEVRRNDEVYLDALGARRIPDPTTAGDFCRRFTEADVERLMDTFNESRLRAWKEQPDPFFDEAFLDADGTLAPTDGRCKQGVDISYKGAWCYHPLVVSLANTSEPLYLVNRSGNRPSHEQADVYLDKAAALCRRAGFRRITYRGDTDFTQTKHLDRWDSDGVRFIFGFDARANLKALAERLPDLKYSELERPARYTIETAPRQARERHRERIVSQRQFDTLKLIGEEVAEFVYRPVACEKAYRVVVLRKKLAVEKGQLRLFEPDRFFFYITNDRTTPASEVVFLANDRCDQENLIAQLKGGVKALAMPVGDLVSNGAYMVMASLAWSLKAWAALLLPEQGRWAEKYRAEKRSLLRMEFSTFCVAMIQVPCQVVRGARRVVYRLLSWNPWQGVFLRLVERLHGRRLC